A genomic region of Streptomyces sp. NBC_00247 contains the following coding sequences:
- a CDS encoding isochorismatase family protein, which produces MALPAIAPYALPTAEELPANRVAWTADPSRAVLLVHDLQNHFLKAFPAGEQPLTGMLDNTARVLEKCRELGVPVVHSAQRGGQTPEERGLQLDFWGPGVADDPAALSGPERTAPVEGESVITKWKYSAFVRTELEALLREQGRDQLIVVGVYAHIGVLMSAADAWQRDIQAFVVADAVADFSRDDHDMALRYAAGRCAVVTTADALFQEV; this is translated from the coding sequence ATGGCACTGCCCGCCATCGCCCCGTACGCACTGCCCACGGCGGAGGAACTGCCCGCCAACCGGGTGGCGTGGACGGCCGATCCGTCCCGTGCGGTGCTGCTCGTCCACGACCTGCAGAACCACTTCCTGAAGGCGTTCCCGGCCGGCGAGCAGCCGTTGACCGGCATGCTGGACAACACCGCCCGGGTACTGGAGAAGTGCCGCGAGCTCGGCGTGCCGGTCGTGCACTCGGCGCAGCGCGGCGGCCAGACTCCCGAGGAACGCGGTCTGCAACTCGACTTCTGGGGGCCCGGGGTGGCGGACGACCCGGCGGCGCTGTCCGGGCCGGAGCGGACGGCGCCCGTCGAGGGCGAGAGCGTCATCACCAAGTGGAAGTACTCCGCCTTCGTGCGTACCGAACTGGAGGCGCTCCTGCGGGAGCAGGGGCGTGACCAGCTGATCGTGGTCGGGGTGTACGCGCACATCGGCGTGCTGATGAGCGCGGCGGACGCGTGGCAGCGGGACATCCAGGCGTTCGTGGTCGCCGACGCGGTCGCCGACTTCTCCCGGGACGACCACGACATGGCGCTGCGGTACGCGGCCGGCCGTTGCGCCGTGGTGACCACCGCCGACGCTCTCTTCCAGGAGGTCTGA
- a CDS encoding phosphopantetheine-binding protein: MSLTLELIRADIADSLGEDPEDIPVDENLVDYGLDSVRIMALLERWRREHGVEAAFADLAEEPAVEAWLPLLVAS; encoded by the coding sequence ATGTCCCTCACCCTTGAGCTGATCCGCGCCGACATCGCCGACTCCCTCGGTGAGGACCCGGAGGACATCCCGGTCGACGAGAACCTCGTGGACTACGGGCTGGACTCGGTACGCATCATGGCGCTCCTGGAGCGCTGGCGCCGCGAACACGGTGTGGAGGCCGCCTTCGCGGACCTCGCCGAAGAACCCGCCGTGGAGGCGTGGCTGCCGCTGCTGGTGGCCTCATGA
- a CDS encoding amino acid adenylation domain-containing protein, translating to MSAPATDLAAPRTVSAGTESEVPDTVLPLTAAQSGMWYAQALDPLSPALNTAECVEIEGPVDPELFAGALRRVASEADALRVRVEDAPGGPRQRIRAEVRLPLHTADLRAEKDPDEAAGAWMREDLARTCDLARGPVFGHALFRVGEERWLWYQRIHHLAMDGFGYSLLVRRTAEVYSALAAGEAPAPTPFRPLAELVAQDAEYRASEAHPADRAHWSAAFADRPEAPQLAGRGALPSRTSLRRTVSLEPETTQRVRELATRLRATWPEVLIAAQALYASRATGRSDVVLGLPMMGRMGSVALRVPGMVMNVLPLRLEVSPEADFAHLVRQVVLGIRTARRHQRYRYEDIRRDLGLLGESRALVGPLVNVMPFDYDVRFAGAPVRARNLSAGQVEDLTVNIYDRADGRGLLVDYDANPALYTKDGLAAHQDRFTHLVGRLAEADPHLPLAAHTVAAPGEVSLILAEFNRTERELPATNLIGPIEAQTRRTPAATALVYGEESLSYAELNARANRLARHLRTLGARPDTVVALSVPRSVELIVTLLAILKTGAAYLPLDPDYPERRLLDMVRDAAPVCAVTDRAGRLPDDGATPLVVLDGLDVSAQLPTDPCRPLTPSHPAYVIYTSGSTGRPKGVVVSHGAIDSRLRWMQDTYRLTAGERVLQKTPSSFDVSVWEFFWPLREGATLVVAEPGGHRDPTYLARLVREQAVTTLHFVPSMLQVFLAEPEAARCTGLTRVFCSGEALARETANLFARTLPGTGLHNLYGPTEAAVDVTHHTCAAEGSGPVPIGRPVWNTRLYVLDAALQLCPPGVPGELFLAGRQLADGYLDRPELTATRFVADPFGPAGSRMYRTGDLARWTAGGEVEYLGRTDHQVKLRGQRIELGEIEAALSARPGVEGACALVREDEGGEQRLVGYVQGQADPAEVRAALARVLPDHMVPAAVVVLAAFPLSPAGKLDRRALPAPVFTAGKGARRPSGALEERLTRLFADVLGVEGAGPDDAFFDLGGTSLLAMRLVARVREECATELTIGSLFETPTPAALAARLAGPGAGADDALDVLLPLRGGGGRPPVFAFHPAGGIAWCYAGLSARLGAGQPLYAVQVRGLTDDEPLAATLRDQAVDYAGRLRTVQPHGPYRLVGWSVGGVLAQTVAVLLQEAGEEVELLALLDAFPSEMWRARPAPEEGDALTAVLRMAGFERTDEQTRDDVTATLRRAGSPLAGLSERTLSRIVDIVPHHARLMREHRHDTYRGDVLFFTAAAPRAEDWLTRDAWRAHVTGEIVNHDLDCTHARLLQGDNLDTVATVLAARLKELDG from the coding sequence ATGAGCGCCCCGGCGACGGACCTCGCCGCCCCGCGCACCGTCTCCGCGGGGACGGAGAGCGAAGTGCCGGACACCGTACTGCCGTTGACCGCAGCCCAGTCGGGCATGTGGTACGCCCAGGCCCTCGACCCGCTGAGTCCGGCGCTCAACACCGCGGAGTGCGTGGAGATCGAGGGCCCCGTCGATCCGGAGCTCTTCGCCGGCGCGCTGCGGCGGGTGGCCTCCGAGGCCGACGCGCTGCGCGTCCGGGTGGAGGACGCCCCCGGGGGGCCGCGGCAGCGCATCCGTGCCGAAGTCCGGCTGCCTCTGCACACGGCGGATCTGCGGGCGGAGAAGGACCCGGACGAGGCCGCCGGGGCGTGGATGAGGGAGGACCTCGCCCGCACCTGCGACCTGGCGCGGGGCCCGGTGTTCGGGCACGCGCTCTTCCGCGTCGGCGAGGAGCGGTGGCTGTGGTACCAGCGCATCCACCACCTCGCCATGGACGGCTTCGGCTACTCCCTGCTCGTGCGCCGCACCGCCGAGGTGTACAGCGCGCTGGCCGCGGGAGAGGCTCCCGCACCGACGCCGTTCCGGCCGCTGGCCGAACTCGTCGCGCAGGACGCCGAGTACCGCGCCTCCGAGGCCCACCCGGCCGACCGGGCCCACTGGAGCGCGGCGTTCGCCGACCGCCCCGAGGCACCCCAGCTGGCGGGGCGCGGGGCACTGCCCTCCCGGACGTCGCTGCGCCGCACGGTGTCGCTGGAGCCGGAAACGACCCAGCGCGTACGAGAGTTGGCGACCCGGCTCCGGGCGACCTGGCCGGAGGTGCTGATCGCCGCCCAGGCGCTCTACGCCTCCCGGGCCACCGGGCGCTCCGACGTCGTGCTCGGGCTGCCCATGATGGGCCGCATGGGTTCGGTGGCGCTGCGGGTGCCGGGCATGGTGATGAACGTCCTGCCGCTGCGCCTGGAGGTCTCCCCCGAGGCGGACTTCGCGCATCTGGTGCGCCAGGTCGTCCTCGGTATCCGAACGGCACGCCGCCATCAGCGTTACCGCTACGAGGACATCCGCCGCGACCTCGGGCTGCTCGGCGAGAGCCGTGCTCTGGTCGGTCCGCTGGTGAACGTGATGCCCTTCGACTACGACGTGCGCTTCGCGGGCGCTCCGGTGCGGGCCCGCAACCTCTCGGCCGGGCAGGTGGAGGACCTCACGGTCAACATCTACGACCGGGCCGACGGCCGCGGGCTGCTCGTCGACTACGACGCCAACCCCGCGCTCTACACCAAGGACGGCCTCGCCGCCCACCAGGACCGGTTCACCCACCTGGTCGGCCGGCTGGCGGAGGCGGACCCACATCTGCCGCTCGCCGCGCACACCGTCGCCGCGCCGGGTGAAGTGTCGCTGATCCTCGCTGAGTTCAACCGGACGGAGCGCGAACTCCCGGCGACGAACCTGATCGGCCCGATCGAGGCACAGACCCGCAGGACTCCGGCCGCGACGGCCCTGGTGTACGGCGAGGAGTCGCTCAGCTACGCGGAGCTCAACGCCCGCGCGAACCGGCTGGCCCGGCACCTGCGGACCCTCGGCGCCCGCCCGGACACGGTGGTGGCCCTCTCGGTCCCCCGGTCCGTCGAGCTGATCGTGACGCTGCTGGCGATCCTGAAGACGGGCGCGGCCTATCTGCCGCTCGACCCCGACTACCCGGAGCGGCGTCTGCTGGACATGGTCCGGGACGCGGCGCCGGTCTGCGCGGTCACCGACAGGGCGGGCAGGCTGCCGGACGACGGTGCGACCCCGCTCGTCGTGCTGGACGGGCTCGACGTCTCGGCGCAGCTGCCGACCGACCCGTGCCGCCCACTCACCCCCTCCCATCCGGCGTACGTCATCTACACCTCGGGCTCCACCGGACGCCCCAAGGGCGTCGTCGTCTCGCACGGGGCGATCGACAGCCGGCTGCGGTGGATGCAGGACACCTACCGGCTGACCGCCGGGGAAAGGGTGTTGCAGAAGACGCCGTCCTCGTTCGACGTGTCGGTGTGGGAGTTCTTCTGGCCGCTGCGCGAGGGCGCGACCCTGGTCGTCGCGGAGCCCGGCGGGCACCGCGATCCGACCTATCTGGCCCGCCTGGTGCGCGAACAGGCCGTCACCACACTGCACTTCGTACCGTCGATGCTCCAGGTCTTCCTCGCTGAGCCGGAGGCGGCGCGGTGCACCGGACTCACCCGGGTGTTCTGCAGCGGTGAGGCGCTGGCCCGCGAGACCGCGAACCTCTTCGCGCGTACGTTGCCGGGCACCGGGCTGCACAACCTCTACGGGCCGACCGAGGCCGCGGTGGACGTCACCCACCACACCTGCGCGGCCGAGGGCAGCGGCCCGGTGCCCATCGGGCGCCCGGTGTGGAACACCCGGCTGTACGTGCTGGACGCGGCGCTCCAGCTCTGCCCGCCCGGGGTGCCGGGTGAACTCTTCCTCGCCGGGCGCCAGTTGGCCGACGGTTATCTCGACCGTCCCGAGCTGACGGCGACCCGTTTCGTGGCCGACCCCTTCGGCCCGGCGGGCAGTCGCATGTACCGGACCGGTGACCTGGCACGGTGGACGGCCGGGGGCGAGGTGGAGTACCTCGGCCGCACCGACCACCAGGTGAAGCTGCGCGGCCAGCGCATCGAACTCGGCGAGATCGAGGCGGCCTTGTCCGCACGGCCCGGTGTCGAGGGTGCCTGCGCCCTCGTGCGCGAGGACGAAGGAGGCGAACAGCGCCTCGTCGGTTATGTACAGGGGCAGGCGGACCCGGCCGAGGTGCGGGCCGCGCTGGCGCGCGTACTGCCGGACCACATGGTGCCGGCGGCGGTGGTCGTCCTCGCGGCGTTCCCGCTGAGTCCGGCCGGCAAGCTGGACCGACGCGCTCTGCCCGCACCGGTGTTCACCGCCGGCAAGGGGGCGCGGCGCCCGTCCGGGGCCTTGGAGGAGCGCCTGACCCGGCTCTTCGCCGACGTGCTCGGCGTCGAAGGGGCCGGACCCGACGACGCGTTCTTCGACCTCGGTGGCACCTCGCTGCTGGCGATGCGGCTGGTGGCCCGGGTACGGGAGGAGTGCGCGACGGAGCTGACGATCGGCTCGCTCTTCGAGACGCCGACCCCGGCCGCCCTGGCGGCACGCCTCGCGGGTCCGGGCGCGGGCGCCGACGACGCGCTGGACGTCCTGCTGCCGCTGCGCGGTGGCGGCGGCCGGCCCCCGGTCTTCGCGTTCCATCCGGCCGGAGGCATCGCCTGGTGCTACGCGGGCCTCTCGGCCCGGCTGGGCGCCGGACAGCCCTTGTACGCCGTCCAGGTGCGCGGGCTGACCGACGACGAGCCCTTGGCGGCGACGCTGCGGGATCAGGCGGTCGACTACGCCGGGCGGCTGCGTACCGTCCAGCCCCACGGGCCGTACCGGCTGGTGGGTTGGTCGGTGGGCGGGGTCCTCGCGCAAACCGTGGCGGTGTTGCTCCAGGAGGCGGGCGAGGAGGTCGAACTCCTGGCGCTGCTCGACGCGTTCCCGTCCGAGATGTGGCGGGCCCGCCCGGCTCCCGAGGAGGGTGACGCGCTCACGGCGGTGCTGCGGATGGCGGGTTTCGAGCGCACGGACGAGCAGACCCGTGACGATGTGACCGCCACCCTGCGCAGGGCGGGCAGCCCGCTCGCCGGGCTCAGCGAACGCACGCTGTCGAGGATCGTGGACATCGTGCCGCACCACGCGCGGCTGATGCGCGAACACCGGCACGACACCTACCGGGGCGACGTGCTGTTCTTCACGGCCGCCGCACCCAGGGCGGAGGACTGGCTCACCCGGGATGCCTGGCGCGCCCATGTGACGGGCGAGATCGTCAACCACGATCTCGACTGCACCCACGCGCGGTTGCTCCAGGGCGATAACCTCGACACCGTCGCGACCGTCCTCGCGGCCCGGCTGAAGGAGCTCGACGGATGA
- a CDS encoding 4'-phosphopantetheinyl transferase family protein, which translates to MVNPTAAVRPWTPGDRPPGPSALDGGGPLLWSVRPRGEEPAGPVVLDESERERAAAFRRPQDRAMYLASHTALRVLLGGVLALPPARVTLVRLACPGCGALHGRPAVAGPAGGRVHFSLSHTDGLALVALAARPVGVDVERLPSVATAMDVSTALHPAERAELERMAATERPAAFARCWTRKEAYLKGTGEGLAGEALGGAYLGTGPSPGAQPVGWTVVDAEVPAGFAGAYAVAAE; encoded by the coding sequence GTGGTGAATCCGACGGCCGCGGTACGGCCCTGGACGCCGGGAGACCGGCCTCCGGGGCCGTCCGCGCTGGACGGCGGGGGCCCGCTGCTCTGGTCGGTGCGGCCCCGGGGTGAGGAACCCGCCGGACCGGTCGTCCTCGACGAGTCGGAGCGGGAGCGGGCCGCGGCGTTCCGGCGCCCGCAGGACCGGGCGATGTACCTGGCCTCCCACACGGCGTTGCGCGTGCTGCTGGGCGGGGTCCTGGCACTCCCGCCCGCACGGGTGACGCTGGTCCGGCTGGCGTGCCCGGGGTGCGGCGCCCTCCACGGCCGGCCGGCGGTGGCGGGTCCCGCGGGCGGACGGGTGCACTTCTCGTTGTCGCACACCGACGGCCTGGCTCTGGTGGCGCTGGCCGCCCGGCCGGTCGGCGTGGACGTCGAGCGGCTGCCGTCGGTCGCGACGGCCATGGACGTGTCGACGGCCCTGCACCCGGCCGAGCGGGCGGAGTTGGAGCGTATGGCGGCGACGGAACGGCCGGCCGCGTTCGCGCGGTGCTGGACCCGCAAGGAGGCCTACCTCAAGGGCACCGGGGAGGGGCTCGCCGGTGAGGCGCTGGGCGGCGCCTACCTGGGGACGGGACCGTCCCCGGGGGCGCAGCCCGTCGGCTGGACCGTCGTCGACGCCGAGGTACCGGCCGGCTTCGCCGGGGCGTACGCGGTGGCGGCGGAGTAG
- the fes gene encoding enterochelin esterase: MFASAPPEGAPLRPPRTARPDAVPFLAAPAVDLPEPDEVEEFWDRVRERGTPLVAPDPQGSPDHAAVTFLWRGTASTRAVQVMPNKLGDPRAPEGNLMERLPGTDLWHRTFRLRHDWRGTYDFHVDEGEGPEAGGPGYWQWLRTRRRSDPFNSRLLPRRWGGEPVSWAEIGESRAPSDWEPRSGVPRGTVTECGVPSEHLGEERRVWLYEPAAAAGGGSHDELPVLVLLDGEHWQPLGLANLLDNLVADGRVPPMVAILVDSADSTSRWRDLACRPAHASFLTDELLPWAARLLPLTKDPARTVIAGQSLGGLSATYTALTAPHRFGNALVQSASYWWPDGPEPEWLTGRIAAASPRPVRFRLSFGEQEWVALPAARRLRDVLEEAGYDYHYREFNGGHDYLWWRAEMADGLTALLGPGA; the protein is encoded by the coding sequence ATGTTCGCGTCCGCACCGCCCGAAGGGGCTCCTCTCCGTCCGCCCAGGACGGCACGTCCCGACGCGGTTCCGTTCCTGGCGGCGCCCGCCGTCGATCTGCCGGAACCGGACGAGGTCGAGGAGTTCTGGGATCGGGTGCGCGAGCGGGGGACGCCGCTGGTCGCCCCCGACCCCCAGGGCAGTCCCGACCACGCGGCCGTCACCTTCCTGTGGCGCGGCACGGCATCGACCCGGGCGGTCCAGGTCATGCCCAACAAGCTCGGCGACCCGCGCGCCCCCGAGGGCAACCTGATGGAGCGTCTTCCCGGCACCGATCTCTGGCACCGGACGTTCCGGCTGCGCCACGACTGGCGCGGTACCTACGACTTCCACGTGGACGAGGGCGAGGGTCCCGAGGCCGGCGGGCCCGGCTACTGGCAGTGGCTGCGGACGCGGCGTCGCTCCGATCCGTTCAACTCCCGTCTTCTGCCACGTCGCTGGGGCGGTGAGCCGGTGTCCTGGGCGGAGATCGGGGAGTCCCGGGCGCCCTCGGACTGGGAGCCCCGGTCCGGCGTGCCCCGGGGCACGGTGACCGAGTGCGGCGTCCCCAGCGAGCACCTCGGGGAGGAGCGCCGGGTCTGGCTGTACGAACCTGCGGCCGCTGCCGGCGGCGGCAGCCACGACGAACTCCCCGTGCTGGTGCTTCTGGACGGGGAGCACTGGCAACCGCTGGGGCTCGCGAACCTCCTCGACAACCTCGTCGCGGACGGCCGTGTCCCGCCGATGGTGGCCATCCTCGTCGACTCCGCCGATTCCACCTCACGTTGGCGGGACCTCGCCTGCCGTCCCGCCCATGCGAGCTTCCTCACCGACGAGTTGCTCCCGTGGGCCGCGCGACTCCTGCCGCTCACCAAAGACCCCGCGCGTACCGTGATCGCCGGGCAGAGCCTGGGCGGTCTGTCGGCGACCTACACCGCACTGACGGCCCCGCACCGATTCGGCAACGCCCTGGTCCAGTCCGCCTCCTACTGGTGGCCGGACGGGCCGGAACCGGAGTGGCTCACCGGCCGCATCGCCGCCGCCTCGCCCCGCCCGGTGCGGTTCCGGCTCTCCTTCGGTGAGCAGGAATGGGTGGCGCTGCCCGCCGCACGGCGACTGCGGGACGTCCTCGAAGAGGCCGGATACGACTACCACTACCGCGAGTTCAACGGCGGCCACGACTACCTGTGGTGGCGTGCGGAGATGGCGGACGGACTGACCGCGCTCCTGGGACCCGGGGCATGA
- a CDS encoding YncE family protein: MTSVTRRSISTAIVLAVGGSLALAGTATASATGHKGGSASTITSASLATGLYQSSYSERNHVLWATTAVGRPPVTNSSLLKVDPRTLKVEKTIVPPVTDAATGAVEAVYGVAVDDEHNTVWTTNTRNNTVSVYSQKTGAHLATLTDVAHGRDIVVDEKHDTVWASSFAGASLVAFDSKTLKEKGRVTIEGSSPTGLTLNEKTGTVYTADLNNDRVIEVAPHKAPRFIPAGDGAISVALSANGKTAYTANQTAGTLSVIDLKKGAVTSTVATGNGPLAVATDKKSGRVVVVNRTDANVTVVDPKKGAVVETLATGANPNHVTIADGVAYVVDKSGSGTDGKDLIHRIVLGH; the protein is encoded by the coding sequence ATGACGTCTGTAACCCGCCGCTCCATCAGCACCGCCATCGTCCTCGCCGTGGGCGGTTCGCTGGCCCTGGCCGGCACGGCGACCGCCAGCGCCACGGGACACAAGGGCGGATCCGCCTCCACCATCACGTCCGCCTCGCTGGCGACGGGCCTCTACCAGTCCTCGTACTCCGAGCGGAACCACGTGCTGTGGGCGACCACCGCCGTGGGCCGCCCGCCGGTCACCAACTCCAGCCTGCTGAAGGTGGACCCGCGCACCCTGAAGGTCGAGAAGACCATCGTGCCGCCGGTCACCGACGCGGCGACCGGCGCGGTCGAGGCGGTCTACGGTGTCGCGGTGGACGACGAGCACAACACCGTCTGGACGACCAACACCCGCAACAACACCGTCTCGGTCTACAGCCAGAAGACCGGCGCGCACCTCGCCACGCTGACCGACGTCGCGCACGGCCGTGACATCGTCGTGGACGAGAAGCACGACACGGTCTGGGCGAGCAGCTTCGCCGGCGCGAGCCTGGTCGCCTTCGACTCCAAGACCCTCAAGGAGAAGGGCCGGGTCACCATCGAGGGCTCCAGCCCGACCGGCCTCACGCTGAACGAGAAGACCGGCACGGTCTACACCGCCGACCTGAACAACGACCGGGTCATCGAGGTCGCCCCGCACAAGGCGCCGCGCTTCATCCCCGCCGGTGACGGCGCGATCTCGGTCGCCCTGTCCGCCAACGGCAAGACCGCGTACACCGCGAACCAGACCGCCGGCACCCTCTCGGTCATCGACCTGAAGAAGGGCGCCGTCACGTCGACCGTCGCCACCGGCAACGGTCCGCTGGCCGTCGCCACCGACAAGAAGTCGGGCCGCGTGGTGGTCGTCAACCGTACGGACGCCAACGTGACCGTCGTCGATCCGAAGAAGGGCGCCGTCGTCGAGACCCTCGCCACGGGCGCCAACCCGAACCACGTCACGATCGCGGACGGTGTCGCGTACGTCGTGGACAAGTCCGGCTCGGGCACGGACGGCAAGGACCTGATCCACCGCATCGTCCTGGGTCACTGA
- a CDS encoding UvrD-helicase domain-containing protein: MPHLAFDVGFCAQLGKLQSGVKQGVFDAWEKFERLTLEQLFRDPGLKLESLKRARDPHIRTIRIDQGTRGVVLAPDKGDTYVLLRVMPHDKAIDWAVQQKASINTVTRAVEIRDIAMLDELTPAYERIAPAPDQRLFAKVSDGDLTALGIDEATLRQARALTTLEQLEVFAPYFPQDQREVLEYLAAGFTVEEVWRDVVSLSFSTAPSDTAPVDTADFATAIRRTTTRIALVTASEELRDILDKPFTAWRVFLHPSQHKVAYRASFSGPAQVTGGPGTGKTVVALHRVRHLLGFLRDGERILLTTYTNALVDALRSGLATLVEDAHQRDRVDVTTVDALASRIVATSRRPLMGGEEQERWERAASETGFTGTVPFLAQEYKHVVLAQNLCTQEEYEAAERPGRGSRLPVAQRAIVWRTVQAFSEGLAADGLRTYLGTCGEAAGILETRVPPYRHIVVDEAQDLHPAQWRLLRAAAPRRPDDLFIAGDPHQRIYDSKVSLKALGIKVAGRSTKMRKNYRSTHEILSWSTALLVGRPFAQLEDDDRNETLLGYRSALHGSGPALHGAASEDDELDALVARIAAWTEAGVSPADIGVSARFNKTCAKAIDRLTAAGIPAVRLRSAGSDDTPAVRVGTMHSFKGLEFRCVAVIGVHEGALPYPGAVTPADADALQHEADLTAERCLLFVACTRARDGLHVSWTGAPSPFLVEAGAV; this comes from the coding sequence ATGCCCCACCTCGCGTTCGACGTCGGTTTCTGCGCCCAGCTCGGCAAACTACAGAGCGGTGTCAAACAGGGGGTGTTCGACGCCTGGGAGAAGTTCGAGCGCCTCACCCTGGAACAGTTGTTCAGGGACCCGGGGCTGAAGCTGGAGAGCCTGAAGCGCGCCCGCGACCCGCACATCCGGACCATCCGGATCGACCAGGGGACCCGGGGCGTCGTCCTCGCGCCCGACAAGGGCGACACCTACGTGCTGCTGCGCGTGATGCCGCACGACAAGGCCATCGACTGGGCCGTCCAGCAGAAGGCCAGCATCAACACCGTGACCCGGGCGGTCGAGATCCGCGACATCGCGATGCTCGACGAGCTGACCCCCGCCTACGAGCGCATCGCGCCCGCCCCCGACCAGCGGCTGTTCGCCAAGGTGTCCGACGGGGACCTGACGGCGCTCGGCATCGACGAGGCCACCCTGCGCCAGGCCCGTGCCCTCACCACCCTCGAACAACTGGAGGTCTTCGCACCGTACTTCCCCCAGGACCAGCGCGAAGTCCTCGAATACCTCGCCGCGGGCTTCACCGTCGAAGAGGTGTGGCGCGACGTGGTGTCCCTCAGCTTCTCCACCGCACCGTCGGACACCGCGCCCGTGGACACCGCGGACTTCGCGACCGCCATCCGTCGCACCACCACCCGGATCGCCCTGGTCACCGCGTCCGAGGAACTCCGCGACATCCTCGACAAGCCGTTCACCGCCTGGCGGGTCTTCCTCCACCCCTCCCAGCACAAGGTCGCCTACCGGGCCAGCTTCTCGGGACCGGCGCAGGTGACCGGAGGACCGGGCACCGGCAAGACCGTCGTCGCGCTCCACCGCGTACGCCACCTCCTGGGGTTCCTGCGCGACGGCGAGCGCATCCTGCTCACCACGTACACCAACGCCCTCGTCGACGCGCTGCGCAGCGGGCTCGCCACCCTGGTGGAGGACGCGCACCAGCGTGACCGGGTGGACGTCACCACCGTGGACGCGCTGGCCAGCCGGATCGTCGCCACCTCACGCCGGCCCCTGATGGGCGGCGAGGAACAGGAACGCTGGGAGAGGGCCGCGAGCGAGACGGGCTTCACCGGCACCGTCCCATTCCTCGCGCAGGAGTACAAGCACGTCGTCCTCGCGCAGAACCTGTGCACCCAGGAGGAGTACGAAGCCGCCGAGCGGCCGGGCCGGGGGAGCAGGCTCCCCGTCGCCCAGCGCGCGATCGTCTGGCGCACCGTCCAGGCGTTCTCCGAGGGGCTCGCCGCCGACGGACTCCGCACCTACCTGGGCACGTGCGGGGAAGCGGCCGGCATCCTGGAGACGCGAGTCCCCCCGTACCGGCACATCGTCGTGGACGAGGCGCAGGACCTGCACCCGGCACAGTGGCGGCTGCTGCGCGCCGCCGCCCCGAGGCGCCCCGACGACCTGTTCATCGCCGGCGACCCCCATCAGCGGATCTACGACTCGAAGGTGTCGCTGAAGGCGCTCGGCATCAAGGTCGCCGGCCGCTCGACGAAGATGCGGAAGAACTACCGCAGCACCCACGAGATCCTCAGCTGGTCCACCGCGCTGCTGGTCGGCCGCCCCTTCGCGCAACTGGAGGACGACGACCGCAACGAGACGCTCCTGGGGTACCGCTCCGCCCTCCACGGCAGCGGCCCCGCCCTCCACGGGGCCGCTTCGGAGGACGACGAACTGGACGCACTCGTGGCGCGGATCGCCGCCTGGACCGAGGCCGGGGTGAGCCCCGCCGACATCGGCGTCAGCGCTCGATTCAACAAGACCTGCGCCAAGGCGATCGACCGCCTGACGGCCGCGGGCATCCCCGCCGTGCGGCTGCGGTCGGCGGGCTCCGATGACACGCCCGCCGTCCGCGTCGGAACCATGCACTCCTTCAAGGGGCTGGAGTTCCGGTGCGTGGCCGTCATCGGCGTGCACGAGGGGGCTCTGCCCTACCCGGGCGCCGTGACACCGGCCGATGCGGACGCCCTCCAGCACGAGGCGGATCTGACGGCGGAACGCTGCCTGCTCTTCGTGGCCTGCACCAGGGCCCGCGACGGCCTCCACGTGTCCTGGACCGGTGCGCCGAGCCCGTTCCTGGTCGAAGCGGGCGCGGTCTGA